The proteins below are encoded in one region of Accipiter gentilis chromosome 12, bAccGen1.1, whole genome shotgun sequence:
- the LEPROTL1 gene encoding leptin receptor overlapping transcript-like 1 isoform X1 gives MAGIKALISLSFGGAVGLMFLMLGCALPQYNQYWPLFVLFFYILSPIPYCIARRLVDDTDATSNACKELAIFLTTGIVVSAFGLPIVFARAELIYWGACALVLTGNTVIFATILGFFLVFGSNDDFSWQQW, from the exons ATGGCCGGCATCaaag CCTTGATCAGCCTGTCCTTCGGGGGAGCGGTCGGACTGATGTTCCTGATGCTGGGATGTGCCCTTCCCCAGTACAA ccagTACTGGCCactgtttgttctgtttttttacaTCCTTTCTCCTATCCCGTACTGCATAGCAAGAAGATTAGTAGATGACACAGATGCTACAAGTAATGCCTGCAAGGAGCTAGCAATATTTCTTACAACAGGCATTGTTGTCTCAGCATTTGGGCTACCGATAGTGTTTGCGAGAGCAGAACTG ATTTACTGGGGCGCATGTGCACTTGTTCTTACGGGGAATACAGTCATCTTTGCCACGATCCTAGGATTTTTCTTGGTCTTTGGCAGCAATGACGACTTCAGCTGGCAGCAGTGGTGA
- the LEPROTL1 gene encoding leptin receptor overlapping transcript-like 1 isoform X2: protein MSRQLPALRGGGGAAAVGPSRARRGARVTWQEQRGERAGHSWRLRFPLSPPPLPGSGSLPLPVPLPGARPSAGAARGTGGAMAGIKALISLSFGGAVGLMFLMLGCALPQYKFTGAHVHLFLRGIQSSLPRS, encoded by the exons ATGTCGCGGCAGCTTCCCGCGCttcggggagggggcggcgctgCCGCCGTGGGCCCTTCACGCGCGCGCCGCGGAGCGCGCGTCACGTGGCAGGAGCAGCGAGGAGAGCGGGCGGGGCACTCCTGGCGCCTGcgctttcccctttccccccccccccttcccggaAGCGGCTCCCTCCCGCTGCCAGTTCCGCTTCCCGGCGCGCGCCCCTCCGCCGGTGCGGCTCGCGGGACGGGCGGTGCCATGGCCGGCATCaaag CCTTGATCAGCCTGTCCTTCGGGGGAGCGGTCGGACTGATGTTCCTGATGCTGGGATGTGCCCTTCCCCAGTACAA ATTTACTGGGGCGCATGTGCACTTGTTCTTACGGGGAATACAGTCATCTTTGCCACGATCCTAG